In the Corynebacterium anserum genome, CACCCTCAATCTCCGATAGAAACCGGGAAGGCACACCAGCCTCATCAGAATCGTTATCTACCGCCGTGATGACACACTGTCCGTGGGCACGGCTGAGCGCCAGGAGGAACAGGCGGCGTTCCTCCTCCACCGCCGGGCCTATTCGGGATATCTGAAGGTTCGGGTCGATCTTCCGGTCGAGGAGATCAACAAGTTCCTGTTGGTTGAATAAACCACCCACGGTAGGGCCTGCTGGCCACAGATCCTCCTGTACTCCTGAGACAACCACGACCTCCCACTGCCGCCCCGCGGCGGCGTGCGCAGGCAAAATCTCCACGGCCTCCGTCGGCGCACTACTACGCTCACGGGTGCCCGTAGGCAGCTCCTGAGCTCGCACTTCTTCTACAAACGTTTCCACAGAAGCAGCAGGGTTACGCTCTGCAAAATCACCTGCGAGGTCAAAAAGGCTCATGACTGCGTCTAGATCTTGATCAGCTTGGGCACCCAACGTACCTCCACGCAGTGCGCGGGTCTGTAGATGGTTGGCAAGGTCAGTGGCCTGCCACACTCGCCACAGCACGGTCTCTACGCCCTCGCCGTTCTCATAAGCTTCTCGCCCAGCGTTGAGGACCTTAGCCAAGCGGCCACTCACCGTTTCTTCTCGAGGACCAAAGAAACGGGTCCACGCCTCCCGTTCCTGTTCAGTGGCCTCTCCAGCCAGTAGGGCGTTGAGATAATCTATTGCCTGGTAGGGCGCTCCATCAGAATGCCTCGGCAGGTCTTTGTTAAGGATTCGCTCATGGGTTATGGCGCGGTTAATCGAGCGCTCCACACGGCGCACCATCACCGGATCCGCTCCCCCCACGCTGGATTCCAGCAAGCACCTCATCTCATTCGTGCTCAAACGGCGGTAAGTCGACTCCATCGCAAGGAGTAGGACGGATACGAGAGGCTGCTCGGCCAGCACCACGGACGTTGGATCGACCTTCACCGGCACTCCGTGGGACATCAATACGCGACGCAACGATGATATTTGTGCGGTATCACGCACAATAACAGCGATATCTCCCCAGGCCACGCCATCTTCAAGGTGTGCACGCCGCACGACATTAGCGACGTGGAGTTTCTCCGACATTGAAGAGGATGCGGTGAGAAGTCGGAGCTGCCCCTGTCCGCCGCACTCTGTGACCGGAATGCGTGTCCGTAAATGGGGAAGCTGTCCCGTCAACGCCTGTACTGCAGCCGCTTGGTCAGAATTCAGCCGATGCGACTTACTGAGCACGACAAGATGAGCATCGTCGTGTGAATGGCGAAGCAAGAAGGCCTCATCCGCACCGCGAAAATGAAAGACACACTGGTCGGGATCCCCAGCGATGATTACCCGCGTGCCCGGCGCGATGAGAGTCTCGATGAAACTAGCGGATGCTGGATCCATGTTGTGTGCGTCGTCAACCAACACCAGCTGGAGGCGTTCGCGTTGGCGGAGTGCCAGCTGTTCTCCGGCACTTACACCCGAGCCATCACCTTCAAGCTCCTCAATCACGCTATGAAGCAATTCGGAGGCATTAAGATTCCATACCTCACCAAGGCGCTGTGTCTGCTCATAGCGGCGCAAAAAATTCCCCGCCGCCTCCCACATTGGGCGGGAATGCTTTACCCCTAGTTGCTGCAACTCATCAGCCCGCACCCCACGCTCCGTCGCACGGAGGATGAGATCACGCAATTGTCGCGCAAAGCCCACCATCCCCAGTGCTGGCATAATCTCGTCTGGCCACAGAGACAGCCCATCCTCCAATTCGCCTTTCAGCAGAATTCGGATCTGAGCATCGTGCTCCGCGCCGGAAATCAACCGAGGAAGTGGCTCCTGCTTGCTCTGGCGGATCGCTCGGTATAAAGCGAATGCCCACGAGTGCACGCTACGCACAGGAGCGCCCGTCCCCGCATACTCTTTCACGTCGCTCACGCGTTCGAATATCTCAGCGCGGATACGTGCAGCTGCAGCCTTGGAGGGCGCGACGAACATCATGTCTTCTGCGCGTCCGCCCTGCAGAAGAAAACTCAAAGCTGCATCTACCAAAAGACTGGTTTTGCCCGTGCCAGGGCCACCCAATACAGCGTAGGGTTTGTCATAATCTAAGCGTTCATCACCACTGATCAGAGCAGCTGGCAAGCCCTCCCAGTTGCGCTGCGCACAGGCAGAGGATTGAGCACGTTCAAGAATGACAGTCGGGTTACCCGTAGCCCCAATTCTCTGGGCAGGATCCGAAGCATGAAAGTTCATGCCTCCTAGTTTGTCATGCCGGTGAGACATCCGTGGAGTGATGAGCATGAGCCAAGATCACATCAGCGACGCGCGATAAACCCTGCCATGCCTCCGGTCGAGAATGAGGCAGGATCGCATGCACCATCACTCGGTACAGAGCTGCGCGCAAAGCCAACTCCCAAAAATCCGGGATATGAGCCCAGCGCTTCAGCAGGGCGTCGGAACCATTGCACCACGCCATGGCGTCCACCACCATAAGGGCAACAGGCCAGCCGGCGGGTCTCCAGGACGGAACGAGATCGGTGAGAACTGGATCGGCCAATCCATCGAACACTAGGCATCCCAGAACGTCACCGTGAACCAGTTGATCGGGCTCACTAAGTTCGCCACGTGCAGCAGCCAACTCGGCGGCTTTGGTCAGCGCGTCCGCAATATCATCGCGGGGAACTGAATCGAGGGGCAAGGACACGCGCACCCACTCCGTCGGATCTGCGTCGAAGGCGGCAGACTCAGCAGCGGCAAAAACATCCGCTTCATTCCACACTCCGGTCTTTTTCGGTGCCTGCAGGAACGTCGGTTTTTCTTCGTCCCGCAGGGCTTCGGAAATACGGAGAGCAGCCATGGCGATCTCATCGAAGCGTGGAGCTCTATGTCCCGACAAAAAAGTACGGGCCCGCCATCCGGACACACTGTAGCGACCATCGGAGGAGACTATTGGGCGAGAAACGCTCACACCAGCCGGGCGCATCTTCGCCATCGTCCGGGCAATCCACGCCGCCCGTGCAGGCTCATCCGCCGGACTAATCACCGCGCGATCGCAGCGCCAGCCGTGGCTCCATTCGGAATCGAGTTGCACCGGGCGCGCCGCGGGCACTTGGAAGCTGGCCAAGATGTGAGAAGGAGGGGTCTGTGTCATCGCTTAATCGCTCCGGTTTCCATTTGCTGCAGAGTCCTCCTGGGTCTTCTTCCCCTGAGGATATGGCCACGGATTAGCCACGCAGGTCATCCCGTCTTTCTTGTACACCTCTTGAGAATTAATGTTGTGCAACTCGTCATTAGACAGGCTGAGGGTCTGCTGCATCATCACAGGCGCTAACCCGCCATTTTTCACACATGGTTGGTGCGCCGCATACCCCACGCCGTGCCCAACCTCATGATTGATGACGTACTGTCGGTAGCCGCCCAGATCACCTTGGTAAGGCTGAGCTCCACGCAACCACCGTGCTTCGTTGATAACCACTCGGTGTCCGGTGGGCATGAAGCAGCTAGTCTCTAGGTTGTAGGAATTTCCGCAGACATCGTGGGTAGTTTTCATCGTGGTGAGCTGGAAACGGAAGTCCGGTTCCTGCCCCGCCGGTAGATCCTCTTCTTTCACGTGTTGAAAGGAGATCTCCGGGTCTGCGATCCACGACTTGGGGTTTGATAGCGTGGCATCCACCATGGCGGCGAAGGCATCGAAACCACCGATATTGTCGGGCTTAATTGTGTCCTCAACCTCGACCACGTAGGTGTATTTGTTCTTCGTGCCCTGACCCACGCGTTCGCCTGGGTGACCTACGATGGTGAACGTGTTGGAGGATTCTTGAGTCAGGGGAGCTCCCGGCGGTAAGTCGCCAATGTCCAGACCTTCGTACTCCCCTTGGAAGACGGGGCCTTCTCCGCGCGGAGCGGCATCCTCTTCCTTGCCCTCTCCACTGGCATGTGTCGACGCCACCCGTGCCCCATTCGAATCCGCTGAGTGAAATAGCGCACTGCCCAGCACGAGGAGTGTGACAAGAACAAAAACACCGGCGATCACGTACTTGATGTGCTCCTGCGAGTCGCGCTGGGGCTTCACCGCATGACGCCGAGCATGTCCACGCCCCGGCATATCCGAAGCGACGACGTCAGAATAGGACTCATCACTTCGAGGTTCAGGAATGCTAAAGCGTTCGCGACGTGGGGATTCCTTGGGATAGTGTGTCATGCCTGTGTGTCAGTCTCTATGCTCTCTGCGTTCGAGAATGCGACGGGAGTGTTTAATGTGATCGCGTCTGTACCGTCTT is a window encoding:
- a CDS encoding DUF3152 domain-containing protein, with the protein product MTHYPKESPRRERFSIPEPRSDESYSDVVASDMPGRGHARRHAVKPQRDSQEHIKYVIAGVFVLVTLLVLGSALFHSADSNGARVASTHASGEGKEEDAAPRGEGPVFQGEYEGLDIGDLPPGAPLTQESSNTFTIVGHPGERVGQGTKNKYTYVVEVEDTIKPDNIGGFDAFAAMVDATLSNPKSWIADPEISFQHVKEEDLPAGQEPDFRFQLTTMKTTHDVCGNSYNLETSCFMPTGHRVVINEARWLRGAQPYQGDLGGYRQYVINHEVGHGVGYAAHQPCVKNGGLAPVMMQQTLSLSNDELHNINSQEVYKKDGMTCVANPWPYPQGKKTQEDSAANGNRSD
- a CDS encoding TIGR02569 family protein, whose protein sequence is MTQTPPSHILASFQVPAARPVQLDSEWSHGWRCDRAVISPADEPARAAWIARTMAKMRPAGVSVSRPIVSSDGRYSVSGWRARTFLSGHRAPRFDEIAMAALRISEALRDEEKPTFLQAPKKTGVWNEADVFAAAESAAFDADPTEWVRVSLPLDSVPRDDIADALTKAAELAAARGELSEPDQLVHGDVLGCLVFDGLADPVLTDLVPSWRPAGWPVALMVVDAMAWCNGSDALLKRWAHIPDFWELALRAALYRVMVHAILPHSRPEAWQGLSRVADVILAHAHHSTDVSPA
- a CDS encoding ATP-dependent DNA helicase; translation: MNFHASDPAQRIGATGNPTVILERAQSSACAQRNWEGLPAALISGDERLDYDKPYAVLGGPGTGKTSLLVDAALSFLLQGGRAEDMMFVAPSKAAAARIRAEIFERVSDVKEYAGTGAPVRSVHSWAFALYRAIRQSKQEPLPRLISGAEHDAQIRILLKGELEDGLSLWPDEIMPALGMVGFARQLRDLILRATERGVRADELQQLGVKHSRPMWEAAGNFLRRYEQTQRLGEVWNLNASELLHSVIEELEGDGSGVSAGEQLALRQRERLQLVLVDDAHNMDPASASFIETLIAPGTRVIIAGDPDQCVFHFRGADEAFLLRHSHDDAHLVVLSKSHRLNSDQAAAVQALTGQLPHLRTRIPVTECGGQGQLRLLTASSSMSEKLHVANVVRRAHLEDGVAWGDIAVIVRDTAQISSLRRVLMSHGVPVKVDPTSVVLAEQPLVSVLLLAMESTYRRLSTNEMRCLLESSVGGADPVMVRRVERSINRAITHERILNKDLPRHSDGAPYQAIDYLNALLAGEATEQEREAWTRFFGPREETVSGRLAKVLNAGREAYENGEGVETVLWRVWQATDLANHLQTRALRGGTLGAQADQDLDAVMSLFDLAGDFAERNPAASVETFVEEVRAQELPTGTRERSSAPTEAVEILPAHAAAGRQWEVVVVSGVQEDLWPAGPTVGGLFNQQELVDLLDRKIDPNLQISRIGPAVEEERRLFLLALSRAHGQCVITAVDNDSDEAGVPSRFLSEIEGAVVPFDATSATDELADKPPASGTEEPQSSSLEQHPHAEHDIPRVLALEPLLGELRYAVSESRSSEERENAARNLARMATAGIFGAHPSQWWGVAAPSTDEPMVDKDGKLRLSPSRLEALNNCALGDFFARHSGVGLETDVQRIGIAVHCIAQAIVDDLSSASAPDAQHLTLESVLDAVEVYFPQLVTGAAWSVEHNVKRWREGIEKLYRFISERVCGAGSNKAVAEKEFSVCLGQLHDGTEVVLNGRVDLAIINADGATMVYDFKTARTAKSAEAVAGSHQLSAYQFMVAHTEGLTNDGAALVYPGETGRSSSKGQIAEARDVQQMKLSAEELSEYKTKMLALAEAAQGPSFRATPGPHCTYCGFASACPAQTAGRMLV